CCAACATGGTTTTTAGGTCGTtcttatataaagaaaatagaaacttACCCTTCCGTAGCCTATTCGTGAATGCGGCCATGATATCTTGCCACCAGCTTCATCAATTGAGAGGGTCTCTTTGTTAAAGCGAGTTATGTAAGACCTCAGCGTCTCATCCTCCTGATGCTTAATGCTCATCATGCATGCAgtggacttcttatacctgTGTCCCTCGATAAACTGTGAGGCAAACTGGGTGCTTAACTCCTTAAAGGTACTAATGGAGTTGGGTGTCAACctgctgaaccaaatccttgcgGGGCCCTTCAGCGTAGTGGGGAAGGCCCTGTACAAAATCTCATCTGCCACTCCTTGTAGGTGTATCAAGGTCTTAAAAGACTCCAGGTGATCTAGGGGATCCTTAAATCCAGCGTAAGTCTCCACCTGTGGCATACAGAACTTCGGTGGAAGGGGGAACGAAGTGACAGATGTAATGAATGGTGAATCAATTTGATGGACCTAGTCATCGAGGTCACTAGACACCCGTCCTCTAAAGGCGTTCATCATGAATTTCGTCCGttccttcatcatctgcatctccgTGACCATTTGAGGTGGAGCTGTATCTGCGACGAATGGATGGCTTGTGTCTTGTCGCTCTGGTTTGCTTGGGGCATTGCTACCTTCCGGCCCCTCTTGGTCCCTTCTCTCAGCGCTGGTGCCTTCTTGGTCCTCCTCTTAAGTGTTAAGCCCTGCGTTTTTTTGGCGCAGCTGCTCCTCTAGATCATGGTTTTGCTTGATTAGGCGCTCTACGGCAGCAACAAGAGTTTGAACCTATCTCTTGAGGGTGGTGGTGCTAGTTCATCTCCTTGAACATTGTTGGTGGTCGCCATCAAGCGAGTAAGCACCATGCAACTCTTTCTCTAGGAAGTGATAGTATGGCTTACAAGTCGTGTTTTCCCACAAACGGCATCTACTGATGATACTAAAAATCATTAGTAAGTCACACAGTCCTCACATGCTCGAGACAACACCTACAAAACACAGAAAAAGAAGACCTTAAGAGAGTACCGATGTAGTACTGGCCAAATGCCCTCCGAATGTCAAGTTAGAAAACTTTCACAATTTTAGAGTACCAGAGCTGGAacaaattatgcgtaccttgatttgtgagcgctttgaggtttttatagtagtgtagagtTGACATTCGTTTCTTGGCAAAGAAGGTCTTTCCTTGTGGAGGAAATCCTTGTTAATGCGCGTATTTTGCGGGACCTTTTCCTTATAGGGGCTCTTTTGATTAGGGTTAACTATGGAGCATAAGATATTTCCTTACATACCTATTCGTGGAGCCCCAAGCAAAGAGCCACGCTGGATCCGTCAAGAGCTTTTTCAGCCCCCGTTAGCTTCCTTGCATCAGCTTTCTATCATGTCCAGGCGGTCTGGTCGTCCAACTGAAAGCCGTCGGTTTAGGGGCAGAGTCATTGTCTTCTACATAGTAAAGCTGACGGGTTCTTTGAGCCCGACAATTTTATCTTATGTGAACAAGACTAATGTCTTTCTCAAAATTACCCTTATCACCCAtcatgcggggcggggatggggccccgccccattgccatccctaccaTCTTCCCTTTTATGAgcatataatctatatatatatatatatatatatatatataactgaagccTTGCtctctccacaattttccacatcagcattttttatttatgtttttttaataaaaataataattaataaactaTTAATTATCTAATAGTGGGCCGTAGCTTCAAGTTGATCAGGACACGAAAATGATCTAATAGTGGGCCGTAGCTTCAATTTGATATATACCATAGCTTCAGTTTGATAtatagggtccatttggattgaacttattgttgttgaaactgaaaactgaaaacactgtagcaaaataatttttaaatatgtgaatagtaccgtgggacccatttttaatattttttagtgagTGAACAGTGCTACTACAGTGATGAACAGTGATAAAACAGTGATTCTTGTCCCCTGCACAGTGAACCCATGTGAGGTTACTGTTCATgcgcaaggaaaaaaaaaatggaaaacgtAAAACTGGAAAACGTGGACGCAGGATTCAGTTAAATCCAAACGCTCACATATTAGATATATTAAGAGAGCATTTGGATTGGGTTGAAAGTGGCTGAAAGTTTTGTTGCgttttcaagcttttttttttttttttttggttccaaccgcactatttgaccaagtcaaccgtgaacagtgcattcgtgcactgtttatggacccacaaatttcacttttcagtaactttttcattaaaaatgggtcccacgacactattcacatatttaaaaattattttgctaaagtgttttcagtttcagtaaaaataagctcaatccaaacggaccctaaaaaACCTATCTTTCTTCCCCAAAAGCAACCCAATAAAACTCCTGAACAAACctaattaaaaaacctctctttcTTCCCCAAAAGAAAACCTGTTAAAACTCCTCAAAAAAGCCTATTTTGCTAGCAAACTAAAGAATCAATGAAGAAACAACAAATCAAGCAAAAGATTGCTATCTATCCTCTCTCAAACGCTGACCCAAGCACGACCATGGGTTTCCTCTCTCAAACGCAGAACCAAGCTCGACCATGGGTGCCAACGTTTTCAATCTCCGACCCGGCTACCATATCAGATCATTCTCTCTAGGTATTTCTCAATTAATCTATGACTAATCTCTTTTCCTACTATCTTCAATTAGGTTTTctgtcaatttagggatttcaattcctaacccttttttcctctctattcttttttttgttgaagtcaGGGAAACACtaatagaaaatcaaattctacaggttttgtaagaaaatattgtggatatgaATGGGTTTTTTAGTGGAGAAAGTATtgaagagcctcccaacccTCAAAATCTGACAACAATCCTACAGGTTTTGCTTTATCTTCAAGTTCTGCTTTATTTgctatttaggtttttttaccATATCCGATTTACCTTAGCTTAATCGTTTGTTCGGTTGAATAATTATTTGGCTACCTAAAATGCCAGCCTTCTACCTCTTCATTATAGAGAAATAGGGAATTAAAAATGTgttgatgaaatttttatttcttgctttataattaattcttaatttggtttgtattctagagttgattgtattttgtagtttataattttgaatttggttggaaatttttattattatttgtgaacttgaaatttaaaacagTTGAGTATGAGGATATTTGTAAACCTGTAGTTTGGCTTTGTGTGTGGTtctaatatatatcaaatttcagGAAGGGGTTACTCAGTATGTGGTTTGACCTATAAAACTTCAATGTTGCTATATCCTCCTCCTCTCAGGTTCTTACATTTTcttatttagtattttaattcctttttctatttggttggagatttgtacttttctttattttttttttgttattattagtaGCCTTGTTGGAGTTTCTTAATTCCTATAAGATATTGTTTGAAATACAAAGTGTTTTGGCTGAATTATTATGTAATCATCCAAATAAGAAGTTGTATAACTGACTGGAAACTCATATTCAGTTTGTTATTTTCTAATTGATTATTGAATTCCCTgtagattttttgtttggggtaGGGTTGGAGTAGACTGTGTGTATCTGTGGGAGTcttttttatatcattattgGTTTATTAAGTTTAATCTAAACTGTATATGCAATACTGTGGCTCTATTTGGATTTTGAAGTTTATTTTATATCAGAAGTATTTGCCATATAAAATATTAGTAGTAAATAGTGTTAGGGTATGAAAATATCAGAACACAAGTACCGTTTTACATATAACATACCCAGCTAGCTCTGGTAATTTAGTCTTTGCACATTCGTGATATCATTATAACTACAGTGTGTAGCTCTGGACAGGTGCTTCCAATAATTGGGTtattggatttaattttgtgaattcttaTCTGGGTTCATGTATGGCTGCCAATTTCTGAattcttattgtaatttatgCACAATTGGGTGTTGGTTACCTGagattttaagtttattttagaTTTCTAATTGTAATGGAAATGCCCTATTTCAAACATATTGTCTTTCATTTCTATTTGCTGGGAAATCTAACTAAATATCCAGCACAAACTTTGTGATATTGATGGCTGACAAACCGTTATTATTCTACTGTTATAAGTATGAATATTTGATCTAAATTCAATGTGTTTCAAATCTTGCTGTAGTTGCATGAGCCCTTTGTTGCATGCCATAAATGACCTACGAAAATCTTAGAATAAAATGAGAGGTAGCTAACCTAACTTCTAGCTAGCACTTCAAGCCTTCAAGAGACAATGGATCCTCTGTAAATAAATTGAACCTATAAATATTGAAGCTGTAATGTCATGTGTTATGTGCATTGTCCATACCCTCCTTGCTTAAGAAGTGTCCAACAATTACATGTGATAGGAGGGTCCACTGAAGGGCTTGAAATTAACAATCTGAATTCTCCAACTCATCTTTCCAGTTTCAACGTCGACCATTACATTTTATGCATGAATGGCCTTTTTATGATGGTATGAAAGTGTTTAATAAGGTCAATTTAATTGGCTCTACCAGCCCTGAGATGCAGTGCGTTTACATTGGAAGAAAGAAAGGGCCACTGCATTTCAAGTTGAATGCTGAATTGTACAACGTCATATATACATAAGTGTATTCATTATTGTACCACagatataagtttatatatagataattgtttttttttttaatgaatctcATGCATTGCAGGAGAATATAACTTATTGTCAACAAGTGGAACAAGAGTTTATATTGATTTGGATTCACATTTTTAATGTATTACAATCTCTACAATACTATGtctttatgtaatataatagGCTGGTGGAAAATAACCAACCAATAGTACAAATGCCAAAGCAATTCAAACCACAAGTGACAATTCAAGAAGAGATGAACATCAACAGAAGAACCATAAGTGAAATAACAAAAGTTATGTGGGACTCTGGTAATGAggtaagaaaaaagaaaaccttgaaCAATAACATTGTGTCCTTAACATTGTTTTATGTAATATAGACCtgcttttacaaaatttaactataaaattatgaattgaTTGATATCAAATTCAATTTCTAGGAAACTATCTTTACCTGTTAGGGAAAGATTATAAACATTAAGATAGATAATTTTGGGTGGTATTTTATCTGTTGCGAAGTATGTCGTAAAAAGGTAAAATCAAGAGATGAATTTTTATGGTGTGACAATTGCAACAAAAAGGCATGCTTCCCAATCCCAAGGgatacacaaaataaaatgtttactttttatattaaaatacacaATAACTAATATGATATTAACATTATATATGTCATTTCTCTTATCAGGTATAGAAATCAAAAGCAATGTGCAACTCACACTAACATCTGTACTCAGGGAAAACCAAAGGACATATTCAGTGTCTATTACgaagcaacaaaggaagaaaatacaaaaaatactttaaagttgtctttcgatttattttaaatattgattaagtagttctttaaatttgtgtttcatacATTTTATGGATAATTGAGGATGTTAAAGatttaattcttcattttattttaaacttatgtttgatttctattttttattatgtaaattaATGTTTCATATCAAGATTAATATTTCATATCAAGGATAGGAAGCTATAAAACTGGAATACTAATGTACAagcaaagaggaagagaaaaagaatagtTTACATCTTTATACACTAGCTTTCTcatgcattgcacgggttagcgactagtttcaAGATAATCATGTTGTACTTTGATTACTGAGCACATGACGAGCCACGCTTCTGAGCACATTCATTTTACATGGTTCAGTTGGGATtaactcttttagcttttccaATATCAGTATCTTATAAAAGGAAATATTAAATTCAATTGTCAATCgtttctataaaaaataggACCGATTATGGATTCGAGTCATATTACTATAGTTTTATAAAACCGTACTATTTTCCGAATCTTTCAACCAGAAAAGTAAAATTGATAATGAcatggtaggaaaaaaaaaagaggcataaTACCAAAGAACGTTTCTATCACATAACATTCTGTTTATGCACTAACTACCAAATGAAAAGGGACAAAATATATTAACCACAGTTTCTTACATCCCAAGTTTTCTTTATGCTTTGAATAGACTTACTTTCTCTCCACTCAGAAAGTAAAATCTTCGGCTCAATAGGGTATGAGTTTGATgggcttttttgttttttgctttttattatgATGATGCATATGCTTCTTTTGAcatcataaaaaagaaaaagaaaaagtgatccTTCGTCAATAACATGTTCCTCCAAACAGAAAAGGCTCATGTTCCTTGTTCAAAATAAATAGTGCATATATATGCAACCAAGACAAGGATACGCAATAGCTAGCTCTTTCAAATGGCTTTTTATGTAATAGGAATAGGATCAAAACCACccatttgttttattatttataaaccTTATAACCTTGAGCACATGATACTTTTCGCCGCTTGATTTATTCCTTTAGTGCaataaaactaaatattataGAGATCAGCTAATACACTATTGTTTTTGGGTGGTCTTGTACAATTTGGTCTCCCAGTCTTATAATTGCTGACAAAGACATGTTAGGGCGGCATCAGATTGTTAATGCCTAATTAGTAATTAATTTCAGGCCTAGACTCTTCTGGGCGGCACTGTGTCGTTGAATTCAGTATCATTTTCGGCTCTCCTCACGTGTGATTCAAACTTTCAACTTTATACTTAGTAAACCTCTCATGTATGTTCAATTTTAAAGGTAccatcattatcaattttttctataattttttttttaatttaaaactaaGTACGAAATTTGGGCTAATATCATTTAATGCTGaaactataaaatatatatatatatatatatatattattatattattatatatattatataacaatatatgACTTTGATCCTAAAGCaaaaatgaaacttaacattgGTAGAAAGTTCTTTACTTCTCAAAGTACATTACTTTTGCATGTTTAACaactatttatttatcatttactACCCAAACACTCTCTTGTGCATATAATGGTCCTAAAGTAGTCACTATACAATCAAAATcagctattgatttttttttttttcctgaataatCAGCTATTGAATATAAGCAAAGGTATCCAAGTTCATTGATGAGATTCAATTATAACCCACTATTTAGACCGATTTTAAACACCTTTGGTGTTAAATTTTCCATCCATCCTGGTAGCTGGAGAGGGTGAAAGTCAAGATGCAAGGATCGTAATTTGACCACAAATTAGTTTTTGGAGGAAATAGCCTAAATGGtgttttaaataacaaattagatatttttaaGAAGTCTTCGTAGCACTTGGCATTAGGCCATATTCCAggggtgattttttttattttactctctttttcatGTTGTAGCCTATACTTGAAGAGAATGGGTTGTGATTTATGTGCCACTACACTCCCTAGTGAGAGTGTTTGTTTTGGGAAtgtaatgatatatatatatattggttagAAATGTTTCTGCACTACAACCTGAACCCCTAACCTCCCAAACCTAAGGacttgtttggattgagagagGAAGGAGAGGgggtagagtagagtagagttagtTAAAAATAGGTTAGTTTTTTGTCAATTCCATTCTATTCTACTTTactcccctctctctctcctcaatccaaatggatCGTAAGGTTTGGGAAAATTCCACTTGAACTAGAGAGTTCGGTGGTTGGAGACATAATGATCGACAAAAATAAAGTTTAGgcaatatttattttctagaaTTTGAAGTCTTAAATATcattataaaacttaaaataaatgaaaaaaatggtcCTTTCACATTAATTATTGTCTGTTTTTGCCCAATCAGGGCATATCATCAATCATGGATCCAGTCCTACCCCATAGGTCAAAAAGATTGTAAATGATGATTCACGACCTTTTGTTAGatagattttcttttcaatgTTTCCAAATGGAGTAGATCCTATAATTCCTCTTTGGACATCCCGCAGGAAATGCAGATGATATGACTCCTTGGCCAAATAAGTCTAGAGGGCTCACAGGGAAAATTTAGGCGTGAAATAAATATGGTCAATAagatttttcacaaattttttcatgATTACTGAAATAGTTTGAAGTAATTGAGTACATAGAATAATGTAAGTAATGGATCTATGTAAAagtgattttattaaaattacaagaaatattagtagtgaaataatttataaaaaatattgaattataGAATTACTTTAACTTATTCAGTTTGTTTAGATAGGAGAACCTTATCAAATGCAAATTGAATCACCGTCTCTCCCTCTTCTGTAATTCATGTATTTATCTTCAATATTTGCATTATGTAATTCTTCATCATAAAAGCCAAAATCCGTTACTGTATATTCCGCCGAAGTTTGTTGGGAGTCAAAAATCTATCAGTTCACATGACTACTTTAATTATTGCAGGAAACCTGAAGATTCTAATGCAAGAGTAAACGGTATGAACatggaaaagaaaatgtatGCAATCATTTTTCACACCAAGCGTTGACAATTGAATCCGGTGGCCAATTACATATACAATTTGTGAATATATTGCATATATATTGCATAggcattattttctttctttttcttgttattCTTTTTGGGTGAGGCTTCTGTTCAGTACACAGCAATACAATACTAAACGCAGAATTTATGTATAACTATTTTAAGACACATGTCAGTTCTATTTCacctctgagagagagagagattctccttttattattattattattattattattattattattttgtttttgttttgagaaataGAAATTTTCCTTTCAGAAGAACCAATATGGACCAATGCCATGAATTGGCAATCAAGCTTCGGTTCTTCAATTTTGCTTGAACTACAATGAAAGATCTCAAGAGTCAAGACCATTAGCTGATTTTGTTTAGTTATTTGGTTCATCTCACTTTTTTCTTAATAGAACTGTACTTGgacacaataaataaaataaattgactaaaacaaaatcaacatcatccaaccaaatacaaatttgtaTGACAGGTCAGGGCTCCCAAACAAATTCTCCTACTTCCAAACCAATcttagattaaaataaaaaaagtgacggtcgaagaagaagatgaattcCACAAATAGGGGAcaaatttggcatttgacagGGAAAGGGTCGAATGGACCTTTTCAATAAAGTCAAAAGATGAATTAGGTTTGGATCCattcttttttatcatttccCACTTCTTTTTGTTATGTAAAAATCTTTCTTTTGCTGATTTATGTTATGCTTGCTCATCTTTTGGCATGTCTTTTAAATCTGTGTAGACTTGGCCCTCTTCTCCTTGGACAATTTCAATGAGAAACAATCTCTCCTTGTGACAATTGTTGCCATTTGGAAGCTCCCTCCCTCCTCCTCTTTGCTTTGCCATTCTGCTCTTTGTCCTCACCTCATTGCCTCTCCTTGGACTCTCTCCCCCCTAAGCCATATAAATACACTTAAGAACATTTCTCAATTTCACAGTACTGCTGCTTCGTTTCTCTTAAAACAATTCCAGCTACTTAACTACTTTAAGCCTATAACTAGTAGTAATAATGACCGAACCAAATCCACCTCTCCTACAGCACTTTGGAGCACTTTTCCGCCACCCAGTTGAAGTTCCTCCTGCACTTGAATTTGATGAAAGACAGAATGCACCAGTCATGGAAGAATGCCAACTCCCATTGATAGACCTCACTGCTCTAATAAAACATCACAATGAAAGGGAGAGGCTAGCTTGTTCTACTGCAATATGTAAAGCCTCATCAGAGTGGGGATTCTTCCAAGTTGTGAACCACGGGATAAGCCCCGAGTTACTTGGGACCATGAAGAAAGAGCAACTGAAGTTGTTCCAAACCCCCTTTGAGAGTAAAGCTTCTTGTGGGCTTCTAAACAATTCATACAGGTGGGGAACACCAACAGCTACTTATCCAAAGCAGTTCTCTTGGTCTGAAGCTTTCCACATTCCTCTCACAAAGATTTCAGAAGAAGCTGGCTATGGAGAGTTTAGCTCTGTAAGGTACTAACTTCTTTGTTGAACATAACATCTACCTTTTTTACATTATTACTAAAGCTTATCTCTTATCTCCATCTATTCATGTCCAAATAGGACACAATTTTCCAATTTGAAGTAAAGTTCCTCTTACCCACTACGTGGCAACTCTAACAAGCATCCACTTGTAAATAAGTCATGTGACTTTTTTAAATGATACAATGAATCATGTGATACAATGAATCATGTGATTCAAGAGTACAAAGATAATTTTACTTGCAACATACTGGTACACAATCTCAAGCAGGCAAGCAATTTATATAGCCTGTGGTCATGGCCTCCTTAACCCTGAATCGGTCCCTTCTATTTGCTTCCAAATACAACCTAATGGCCGTCTCAACTTGCCAAGAGCAATATGGAAATGCCATAGACTAGATGGATAAAGCACAAGCTTATACTTTCGTTTTCACTTCTATCAACAGGGAAGTGATGAAGGAATTTGCCGCAGCTATGTCAGAACTAGCTAGGCTACTAGCAGGGATTCTAGCAGAGAATTTGGGCCACCAAACGGgagtttttgaagatatttgtgaTGAAAGCACATGCTTTATTCGCTTGAACCGCTACCCAGCATGTCCAATATCACCAGAAATGTTTGGCTTAGTGCCCCACACTGATAGTGATTTCCTCACAATCCTCTATCAAGATCAAGTTGGTGGGCTTCAACTAATGAAAGATTCCAAATGGGTAGCAGTAAAACCCAACCAAGATGCTCTAATCGTCAACATTGGAGATCTTTTCCAGGTaaattttggtttcatttttatatcatattttaaaatttgtataattgaaaaaaagtGTCTACTACTAAGAATACTATAATTGTAGTCTGTTCTTAAATCTCCATCTACTCTAGTGTTTATTATGCTATATAATGTTacatttacaatattatttcaaatctaaattggtaaatttttattgattcatATATGAGCTTATCACCAACATCATTTCATTGTCAATCGTTAACAATTTATCATCACTATGTAATATCCTAGCTCATAAAGTTGCTTAAATGGGcttagagcaaccacatcagctCTTCTAAAAGATttcatctattttacacaaaaacctactttttctattttacaccatcatttttataaaacacccacatcagctCATCTATTATACACTAAATTTTATAtagataatatttttataatctttttttaatattattttatctctgccgtttgtttttcctattcttcctcttctttcttcttctttccttttccttatcTCTCTGCagtttcctctttctttttcttcctcttctttcttcttctttctctcacggTCAGATCAACACTCTATCACAAGCACCACAACCATCAAAACCCACAAGCACCACCGATCTCCGTCAACACTCCATCACAAGCACCATAACCATCAAAACCCACAAGCACCGATCCACATGCAACGGTGGCG
This genomic stretch from Quercus lobata isolate SW786 chromosome 3, ValleyOak3.0 Primary Assembly, whole genome shotgun sequence harbors:
- the LOC115982262 gene encoding gibberellin 2-beta-dioxygenase 6-like; protein product: MTEPNPPLLQHFGALFRHPVEVPPALEFDERQNAPVMEECQLPLIDLTALIKHHNERERLACSTAICKASSEWGFFQVVNHGISPELLGTMKKEQLKLFQTPFESKASCGLLNNSYRWGTPTATYPKQFSWSEAFHIPLTKISEEAGYGEFSSVREVMKEFAAAMSELARLLAGILAENLGHQTGVFEDICDESTCFIRLNRYPACPISPEMFGLVPHTDSDFLTILYQDQVGGLQLMKDSKWVAVKPNQDALIVNIGDLFQAWSNDVYKSVEHKVMANRTTERYSIAYFLCPSYDSLIGSCREPSIYRKFTFGEYRSQVQEDVKKNGYKVGLPRFLV